One genomic window of Micropterus dolomieu isolate WLL.071019.BEF.003 ecotype Adirondacks linkage group LG06, ASM2129224v1, whole genome shotgun sequence includes the following:
- the si:ch211-188c16.1 gene encoding uncharacterized protein si:ch211-188c16.1 isoform X6, translating to MEEEGLINFKALRAKFQEDALLAQSKTSRPAVAEKPKRLPPPGGHCISVVSGVNTAVENKAPVCPRLIFRDGLRTSGGKRPISFPPHPQQTSPSSQLANRDSTTRQPYEEQHMPLVLPVLPKEQKTKQPIKKEHKLESEQGKEVPPLSKIKKKGLLLPFKSAKASKVSAENGEEPTYADLTTRPSSAPSELPSVEKQTTEDWVSLPSDQSSVEFYLSSPDIPINSPSAERSFDSDNKIVSTLERAKKTFSRRQMLIKPKSLCSADYVSKDKAYPSPPKNIESVKHELPIPPPLSFPHLACISARPFFKANNSAHKSALNKQLGRDKAQLPSVNNGELHRTSAPPKKPLPDMRTLGQLPPKPLRPPLVDLTCYHLPAVNKVSPGLSQAPSAESESEHPSSVLEAPEFPDFENSDMETAAGEAVDIGALELEALHLVSTAFPVADDFRVTDFEVLQPDLSVCDPVEPLMTIDVQDLNLGSQNIIPLGPASFPELINLSEFPEPAVPEQWSQSDEGIIDPLSSSQADETDPGAAETCSAAEETDNSNHALNDGIQPHPSICQQDSYNEGCDNVYEDVENINKLILGQISRKRKSGLKNPYADKHPMKEEVCLNIWPRNPWGSISGEHAHPAHNLVHSKECQSPNTVDHKEQKKREKQRLEKEKKEQKERDKKENEMKKKFKVTGEEEPMYHAKVMVASKVRKNDLPVKSGDTVSIIRTTNCPKGKWLARNTNNKYGYISVMNVELNIKEMLELGKKAQAAGRGGNLEEDTISIGSRSSNHPVLTSSFTDDSEEWACEDETLSFSNESHSFPQQTASMPEMSCGHVSAQHTLSDANMEDLHTQTRHEALQKLAIFFKHRKDEFGDIPDSGGTTPTKLLVCC from the exons ATGGAAGAG gagGGACTGATCAACTTCAAAGCTCTGAGGGCCAAGTTTCAGGAAGACGCCCTCCTGGCTCAATCCAAAACTAGTCGACCAGCTGTTGCAGAGAAACCTAAGCGACTTCCTCCTCCTGGAGGTCACTGCATATCCGTGGTTAGCGGTGTTAATACTGCTGTAGAAAACAAGGCACCAGTGTGTCCCCGGCTCATCTTCAGAGATGGACTGCGGACATCTGGAGGCAAGCGACCAATTTCCTTTCCACCACATCCTCAGCAGACCTCCCCCTCATCCCAGCTCGCTAACAGAGACAGCACAACAAGGCAGCCCTACGAAGAACAACACATGCCTCTGGTGCTTCCTGTCCTGCCAAAAgagcaaaagacaaaacagcCAATAAAAAAGGAGCACAAACTGGAATCAGAGCAAGGGAAAGAAGTCCCGCCACTTTCTAAAATCAAGAAGAAAGGTTTGTTGCTTCCTTTCAAGTCAGCCAAAGCATCAAAAGTCAGTGCAGAAAACGGAGAGGAGCCTACATACGCTGATTTGACCACCAGACCTTCCAGTGCACCTTCTGAGTTGCCATCTGTggaaaaacaaaccacagaagATTGGGTTTCGCTCCCTAGTGACCAATCAAGTGTTGAGTTCTACCTCTCCAGCCCAGATATCCCAATTAACTCTCCCTCTGCAGAGAGAAGTTTCGACTCCGACAACAAAATAGTTAGCACCTTGGAGAGGGCCAAGAAGACATTTTCACGCAGGCAGATGTTGATCAAACCTAAGAGCTTGTGTTCAGCTGACTATGTATCAAAAGACAAGGCGTACCCATCGCCACCAAAGAACATTGAAAGTGTCAAGCATGAGCTACCCATACCCCCACCATTGTCTTTTCCACACCTGGCTTGTATTTCGGCCCGGCCTTTCTTCAAAGCCAACAACTCTGCACACA AGTCAGCGCTGAATAAACAGCTTGGAAGGGATAAAGCTCAGCTTCCCTCTGTCAACAATGGTGAACTTCATCGAACCTCTGCTCCTCCAAAGAAGCCTCTACCTGACATGAGGACACTGGGACAATTGCCACCAAAGCCCCTCAGACCTCCATTAGTAGATCTCACCTGTTACCACCTACCCGCAGTTAACA AGGTATCACCAGGTCTCAGCCAAGCACCAAGTGCAGAGTCAGAGTCTGAGCACCCATCATCTGTACTAGAAGCTCCGGAGTTTCCAGACTTTGAGAATTCAGATATGGAAACAGCAGCGGGTGAAGCTGTTGACATTGGTGCACTTGAACTGGAGGCCTTACACTTAGTCAGCACTGCCTTTCCTGTAGCAGATGACTTCAGGGTCACTGATTTTGAGGTTCTGCAACCTGACTTGTCAGTGTGTGATCCTGTAGAGCCCCTCATGACCATTGACGTCCAAGATCTAAACCTTGGCAGTCAAAACATAATACCCCTTGGTCCAGCCAGCTTCCCTGAACTAATAAACCTTTCAGAGTTCCCAGAGCCTGCTGTACCAGAGCAGTGGTCTCAGAGTGATGAGGGGATCATAGATCCCCTTTCTAGCTCTCAAGCTGATGAGACTGATCCAGGAGCTGCTGAGACTTGCTCTGCTGCAGAGGAAACGGACAACAGTAACCACGCATTAAATGATGGTATTCAACCACATCCAAG TATATGTCAACAGGACAGCTATAATGAAGGGTGTGATAATGTGTACGAAGACGTTGAGAACATCAACAAATTAATCTTGGGCCAGATCTCACGTAAACGAAAAAGTGGTCTGAAGA ATCCATATGCTGACAAGCACCCTAtg AAGGAGGAGGTGTGTCTTAACATATGGCCACGGAATCCTTG GGGCAGCATATCAGGAGAACATGCTCATCCAGCCCATAATCTTGTCCACAG TAAGGAATGCCAAAGCCCAAACACTGTAGACCATAAAGaacagaagaagagggagaagcAGCGactggagaaggagaaaaaggagcaaaaagagagggataagaaggaaaatgaaatgaaaaagaagtTTAAA GTGACGGGCGAAGAGGAGCCCATGTACCATGCCAAGGTGATGGTGGCTAGTAAGGTTCGCAAGAATGACTTGCCTGTGAAGAGCGGAGACACAGTCAGCATCATTCGCACCACCAACTGCCCCAAAGGCAAATGGTTGGCCCGGAACACCAACAACAAGT ATGGTTATATTTCAGTGATGAATGTGGAACTAAATATCAAGGAGATGCTGGAGCTTGGCAAGAAGGCCCAGGCAGCTGGACGAGGAGGCAACCTAGAGGAAGATACCATAAGCATTGGGAGCAG atcCTCTAACCACCCTGTACTAACAAGCAGTT TCACAGATGACAGTGAGGAGTGGGCATGTGAAGATGAGACACTCTCATTCTCCAATGAAAGCCA TAGCTTTCCCCAGCAGACTGCCTCAATGCCTGAGATGT CATGTGGCCATGTCAGCGCCCAGCACACTCTGAGCGATGCCAACATGGAGGATCTACACACACA GACCAGACATGAGGCCCTGCAGAAACTAGCCATCTTTTTTAAACACCGCAAAGATGAATTTGGAGACATCCCTGATAGTGGAGGAACAACCCCTACAAA ACTTCTTGTGTGCTGTTGA
- the si:ch211-188c16.1 gene encoding uncharacterized protein si:ch211-188c16.1 isoform X7, which produces MEEEGLINFKALRAKFQEDALLAQSKTSRPAVAEKPKRLPPPGGHCISVVSGVNTAVENKAPVCPRLIFRDGLRTSGGKRPISFPPHPQQTSPSSQLANRDSTTRQPYEEQHMPLVLPVLPKEQKTKQPIKKEHKLESEQGKEVPPLSKIKKKGLLLPFKSAKASKVSAENGEEPTYADLTTRPSSAPSELPSVEKQTTEDWVSLPSDQSSVEFYLSSPDIPINSPSAERSFDSDNKIVSTLERAKKTFSRRQMLIKPKSLCSADYVSKDKAYPSPPKNIESVKHELPIPPPLSFPHLACISARPFFKANNSAHKSALNKQLGRDKAQLPSVNNGELHRTSAPPKKPLPDMRTLGQLPPKPLRPPLVDLTCYHLPAVNKVSPGLSQAPSAESESEHPSSVLEAPEFPDFENSDMETAAGEAVDIGALELEALHLVSTAFPVADDFRVTDFEVLQPDLSVCDPVEPLMTIDVQDLNLGSQNIIPLGPASFPELINLSEFPEPAVPEQWSQSDEGIIDPLSSSQADETDPGAAETCSAAEETDNSNHALNDGIQPHPSICQQDSYNEGCDNVYEDVENINKLILGQISRKRKSGLKNPYADKHPMKEEVCLNIWPRNPWGSISGEHAHPAHNLVHSKECQSPNTVDHKEQKKREKQRLEKEKKEQKERDKKENEMKKKFKVTGEEEPMYHAKVMVASKVRKNDLPVKSGDTVSIIRTTNCPKGKWLARNTNNKYGYISVMNVELNIKEMLELGKKAQAAGRGGNLEEDTISIGSRSSNHPVLTSSFTDDSEEWACEDETLSFSNESHSFPQQTASMPEMSCGHVSAQHTLSDANMEDLHTQLLVCC; this is translated from the exons ATGGAAGAG gagGGACTGATCAACTTCAAAGCTCTGAGGGCCAAGTTTCAGGAAGACGCCCTCCTGGCTCAATCCAAAACTAGTCGACCAGCTGTTGCAGAGAAACCTAAGCGACTTCCTCCTCCTGGAGGTCACTGCATATCCGTGGTTAGCGGTGTTAATACTGCTGTAGAAAACAAGGCACCAGTGTGTCCCCGGCTCATCTTCAGAGATGGACTGCGGACATCTGGAGGCAAGCGACCAATTTCCTTTCCACCACATCCTCAGCAGACCTCCCCCTCATCCCAGCTCGCTAACAGAGACAGCACAACAAGGCAGCCCTACGAAGAACAACACATGCCTCTGGTGCTTCCTGTCCTGCCAAAAgagcaaaagacaaaacagcCAATAAAAAAGGAGCACAAACTGGAATCAGAGCAAGGGAAAGAAGTCCCGCCACTTTCTAAAATCAAGAAGAAAGGTTTGTTGCTTCCTTTCAAGTCAGCCAAAGCATCAAAAGTCAGTGCAGAAAACGGAGAGGAGCCTACATACGCTGATTTGACCACCAGACCTTCCAGTGCACCTTCTGAGTTGCCATCTGTggaaaaacaaaccacagaagATTGGGTTTCGCTCCCTAGTGACCAATCAAGTGTTGAGTTCTACCTCTCCAGCCCAGATATCCCAATTAACTCTCCCTCTGCAGAGAGAAGTTTCGACTCCGACAACAAAATAGTTAGCACCTTGGAGAGGGCCAAGAAGACATTTTCACGCAGGCAGATGTTGATCAAACCTAAGAGCTTGTGTTCAGCTGACTATGTATCAAAAGACAAGGCGTACCCATCGCCACCAAAGAACATTGAAAGTGTCAAGCATGAGCTACCCATACCCCCACCATTGTCTTTTCCACACCTGGCTTGTATTTCGGCCCGGCCTTTCTTCAAAGCCAACAACTCTGCACACA AGTCAGCGCTGAATAAACAGCTTGGAAGGGATAAAGCTCAGCTTCCCTCTGTCAACAATGGTGAACTTCATCGAACCTCTGCTCCTCCAAAGAAGCCTCTACCTGACATGAGGACACTGGGACAATTGCCACCAAAGCCCCTCAGACCTCCATTAGTAGATCTCACCTGTTACCACCTACCCGCAGTTAACA AGGTATCACCAGGTCTCAGCCAAGCACCAAGTGCAGAGTCAGAGTCTGAGCACCCATCATCTGTACTAGAAGCTCCGGAGTTTCCAGACTTTGAGAATTCAGATATGGAAACAGCAGCGGGTGAAGCTGTTGACATTGGTGCACTTGAACTGGAGGCCTTACACTTAGTCAGCACTGCCTTTCCTGTAGCAGATGACTTCAGGGTCACTGATTTTGAGGTTCTGCAACCTGACTTGTCAGTGTGTGATCCTGTAGAGCCCCTCATGACCATTGACGTCCAAGATCTAAACCTTGGCAGTCAAAACATAATACCCCTTGGTCCAGCCAGCTTCCCTGAACTAATAAACCTTTCAGAGTTCCCAGAGCCTGCTGTACCAGAGCAGTGGTCTCAGAGTGATGAGGGGATCATAGATCCCCTTTCTAGCTCTCAAGCTGATGAGACTGATCCAGGAGCTGCTGAGACTTGCTCTGCTGCAGAGGAAACGGACAACAGTAACCACGCATTAAATGATGGTATTCAACCACATCCAAG TATATGTCAACAGGACAGCTATAATGAAGGGTGTGATAATGTGTACGAAGACGTTGAGAACATCAACAAATTAATCTTGGGCCAGATCTCACGTAAACGAAAAAGTGGTCTGAAGA ATCCATATGCTGACAAGCACCCTAtg AAGGAGGAGGTGTGTCTTAACATATGGCCACGGAATCCTTG GGGCAGCATATCAGGAGAACATGCTCATCCAGCCCATAATCTTGTCCACAG TAAGGAATGCCAAAGCCCAAACACTGTAGACCATAAAGaacagaagaagagggagaagcAGCGactggagaaggagaaaaaggagcaaaaagagagggataagaaggaaaatgaaatgaaaaagaagtTTAAA GTGACGGGCGAAGAGGAGCCCATGTACCATGCCAAGGTGATGGTGGCTAGTAAGGTTCGCAAGAATGACTTGCCTGTGAAGAGCGGAGACACAGTCAGCATCATTCGCACCACCAACTGCCCCAAAGGCAAATGGTTGGCCCGGAACACCAACAACAAGT ATGGTTATATTTCAGTGATGAATGTGGAACTAAATATCAAGGAGATGCTGGAGCTTGGCAAGAAGGCCCAGGCAGCTGGACGAGGAGGCAACCTAGAGGAAGATACCATAAGCATTGGGAGCAG atcCTCTAACCACCCTGTACTAACAAGCAGTT TCACAGATGACAGTGAGGAGTGGGCATGTGAAGATGAGACACTCTCATTCTCCAATGAAAGCCA TAGCTTTCCCCAGCAGACTGCCTCAATGCCTGAGATGT CATGTGGCCATGTCAGCGCCCAGCACACTCTGAGCGATGCCAACATGGAGGATCTACACACACA ACTTCTTGTGTGCTGTTGA
- the si:ch211-188c16.1 gene encoding uncharacterized protein si:ch211-188c16.1 isoform X8: MEEEGLINFKALRAKFQEDALLAQSKTSRPAVAEKPKRLPPPGGHCISVVSGVNTAVENKAPVCPRLIFRDGLRTSGGKRPISFPPHPQQTSPSSQLANRDSTTRQPYEEQHMPLVLPVLPKEQKTKQPIKKEHKLESEQGKEVPPLSKIKKKGLLLPFKSAKASKVSAENGEEPTYADLTTRPSSAPSELPSVEKQTTEDWVSLPSDQSSVEFYLSSPDIPINSPSAERSFDSDNKIVSTLERAKKTFSRRQMLIKPKSLCSADYVSKDKAYPSPPKNIESVKHELPIPPPLSFPHLACISARPFFKANNSAHKSALNKQLGRDKAQLPSVNNGELHRTSAPPKKPLPDMRTLGQLPPKPLRPPLVDLTCYHLPAVNKVSPGLSQAPSAESESEHPSSVLEAPEFPDFENSDMETAAGEAVDIGALELEALHLVSTAFPVADDFRVTDFEVLQPDLSVCDPVEPLMTIDVQDLNLGSQNIIPLGPASFPELINLSEFPEPAVPEQWSQSDEGIIDPLSSSQADETDPGAAETCSAAEETDNSNHALNDGIQPHPSICQQDSYNEGCDNVYEDVENINKLILGQISRKRKSGLKNPYADKHPMKEEVCLNIWPRNPWGSISGEHAHPAHNLVHSKECQSPNTVDHKEQKKREKQRLEKEKKEQKERDKKENEMKKKFKVTGEEEPMYHAKVMVASKVRKNDLPVKSGDTVSIIRTTNCPKGKWLARNTNNKYGYISVMNVELNIKEMLELGKKAQAAGRGGNLEEDTISIGSRSSNHPVLTSSFTDDSEEWACEDETLSFSNESHFPQQTASMPEMSCGHVSAQHTLSDANMEDLHTQLLVCC, encoded by the exons ATGGAAGAG gagGGACTGATCAACTTCAAAGCTCTGAGGGCCAAGTTTCAGGAAGACGCCCTCCTGGCTCAATCCAAAACTAGTCGACCAGCTGTTGCAGAGAAACCTAAGCGACTTCCTCCTCCTGGAGGTCACTGCATATCCGTGGTTAGCGGTGTTAATACTGCTGTAGAAAACAAGGCACCAGTGTGTCCCCGGCTCATCTTCAGAGATGGACTGCGGACATCTGGAGGCAAGCGACCAATTTCCTTTCCACCACATCCTCAGCAGACCTCCCCCTCATCCCAGCTCGCTAACAGAGACAGCACAACAAGGCAGCCCTACGAAGAACAACACATGCCTCTGGTGCTTCCTGTCCTGCCAAAAgagcaaaagacaaaacagcCAATAAAAAAGGAGCACAAACTGGAATCAGAGCAAGGGAAAGAAGTCCCGCCACTTTCTAAAATCAAGAAGAAAGGTTTGTTGCTTCCTTTCAAGTCAGCCAAAGCATCAAAAGTCAGTGCAGAAAACGGAGAGGAGCCTACATACGCTGATTTGACCACCAGACCTTCCAGTGCACCTTCTGAGTTGCCATCTGTggaaaaacaaaccacagaagATTGGGTTTCGCTCCCTAGTGACCAATCAAGTGTTGAGTTCTACCTCTCCAGCCCAGATATCCCAATTAACTCTCCCTCTGCAGAGAGAAGTTTCGACTCCGACAACAAAATAGTTAGCACCTTGGAGAGGGCCAAGAAGACATTTTCACGCAGGCAGATGTTGATCAAACCTAAGAGCTTGTGTTCAGCTGACTATGTATCAAAAGACAAGGCGTACCCATCGCCACCAAAGAACATTGAAAGTGTCAAGCATGAGCTACCCATACCCCCACCATTGTCTTTTCCACACCTGGCTTGTATTTCGGCCCGGCCTTTCTTCAAAGCCAACAACTCTGCACACA AGTCAGCGCTGAATAAACAGCTTGGAAGGGATAAAGCTCAGCTTCCCTCTGTCAACAATGGTGAACTTCATCGAACCTCTGCTCCTCCAAAGAAGCCTCTACCTGACATGAGGACACTGGGACAATTGCCACCAAAGCCCCTCAGACCTCCATTAGTAGATCTCACCTGTTACCACCTACCCGCAGTTAACA AGGTATCACCAGGTCTCAGCCAAGCACCAAGTGCAGAGTCAGAGTCTGAGCACCCATCATCTGTACTAGAAGCTCCGGAGTTTCCAGACTTTGAGAATTCAGATATGGAAACAGCAGCGGGTGAAGCTGTTGACATTGGTGCACTTGAACTGGAGGCCTTACACTTAGTCAGCACTGCCTTTCCTGTAGCAGATGACTTCAGGGTCACTGATTTTGAGGTTCTGCAACCTGACTTGTCAGTGTGTGATCCTGTAGAGCCCCTCATGACCATTGACGTCCAAGATCTAAACCTTGGCAGTCAAAACATAATACCCCTTGGTCCAGCCAGCTTCCCTGAACTAATAAACCTTTCAGAGTTCCCAGAGCCTGCTGTACCAGAGCAGTGGTCTCAGAGTGATGAGGGGATCATAGATCCCCTTTCTAGCTCTCAAGCTGATGAGACTGATCCAGGAGCTGCTGAGACTTGCTCTGCTGCAGAGGAAACGGACAACAGTAACCACGCATTAAATGATGGTATTCAACCACATCCAAG TATATGTCAACAGGACAGCTATAATGAAGGGTGTGATAATGTGTACGAAGACGTTGAGAACATCAACAAATTAATCTTGGGCCAGATCTCACGTAAACGAAAAAGTGGTCTGAAGA ATCCATATGCTGACAAGCACCCTAtg AAGGAGGAGGTGTGTCTTAACATATGGCCACGGAATCCTTG GGGCAGCATATCAGGAGAACATGCTCATCCAGCCCATAATCTTGTCCACAG TAAGGAATGCCAAAGCCCAAACACTGTAGACCATAAAGaacagaagaagagggagaagcAGCGactggagaaggagaaaaaggagcaaaaagagagggataagaaggaaaatgaaatgaaaaagaagtTTAAA GTGACGGGCGAAGAGGAGCCCATGTACCATGCCAAGGTGATGGTGGCTAGTAAGGTTCGCAAGAATGACTTGCCTGTGAAGAGCGGAGACACAGTCAGCATCATTCGCACCACCAACTGCCCCAAAGGCAAATGGTTGGCCCGGAACACCAACAACAAGT ATGGTTATATTTCAGTGATGAATGTGGAACTAAATATCAAGGAGATGCTGGAGCTTGGCAAGAAGGCCCAGGCAGCTGGACGAGGAGGCAACCTAGAGGAAGATACCATAAGCATTGGGAGCAG atcCTCTAACCACCCTGTACTAACAAGCAGTT TCACAGATGACAGTGAGGAGTGGGCATGTGAAGATGAGACACTCTCATTCTCCAATGAAAGCCA CTTTCCCCAGCAGACTGCCTCAATGCCTGAGATGT CATGTGGCCATGTCAGCGCCCAGCACACTCTGAGCGATGCCAACATGGAGGATCTACACACACA ACTTCTTGTGTGCTGTTGA
- the si:ch211-188c16.1 gene encoding uncharacterized protein si:ch211-188c16.1 isoform X5, producing the protein MEEEGLINFKALRAKFQEDALLAQSKTSRPAVAEKPKRLPPPGGHCISVVSGVNTAVENKAPVCPRLIFRDGLRTSGGKRPISFPPHPQQTSPSSQLANRDSTTRQPYEEQHMPLVLPVLPKEQKTKQPIKKEHKLESEQGKEVPPLSKIKKKGLLLPFKSAKASKVSAENGEEPTYADLTTRPSSAPSELPSVEKQTTEDWVSLPSDQSSVEFYLSSPDIPINSPSAERSFDSDNKIVSTLERAKKTFSRRQMLIKPKSLCSADYVSKDKAYPSPPKNIESVKHELPIPPPLSFPHLACISARPFFKANNSAHKSALNKQLGRDKAQLPSVNNGELHRTSAPPKKPLPDMRTLGQLPPKPLRPPLVDLTCYHLPAVNKVSPGLSQAPSAESESEHPSSVLEAPEFPDFENSDMETAAGEAVDIGALELEALHLVSTAFPVADDFRVTDFEVLQPDLSVCDPVEPLMTIDVQDLNLGSQNIIPLGPASFPELINLSEFPEPAVPEQWSQSDEGIIDPLSSSQADETDPGAAETCSAAEETDNSNHALNDGIQPHPSICQQDSYNEGCDNVYEDVENINKLILGQISRKRKSGLKNPYADKHPMKEEVCLNIWPRNPWGSISGEHAHPAHNLVHSKECQSPNTVDHKEQKKREKQRLEKEKKEQKERDKKENEMKKKFKVTGEEEPMYHAKVMVASKVRKNDLPVKSGDTVSIIRTTNCPKGKWLARNTNNKYGYISVMNVELNIKEMLELGKKAQAAGRGGNLEEDTISIGSRSSNHPVLTSSFTDDSEEWACEDETLSFSNESHSFPQQTASMPEMSCGHVSAQHTLSDANMEDLHTQTRHEALQKLAIFFKHRKDEFGDIPDSGGTTPTNAEPPNFLCAVEEPPYPEQEVDFTELELLPPPPLYADTF; encoded by the exons ATGGAAGAG gagGGACTGATCAACTTCAAAGCTCTGAGGGCCAAGTTTCAGGAAGACGCCCTCCTGGCTCAATCCAAAACTAGTCGACCAGCTGTTGCAGAGAAACCTAAGCGACTTCCTCCTCCTGGAGGTCACTGCATATCCGTGGTTAGCGGTGTTAATACTGCTGTAGAAAACAAGGCACCAGTGTGTCCCCGGCTCATCTTCAGAGATGGACTGCGGACATCTGGAGGCAAGCGACCAATTTCCTTTCCACCACATCCTCAGCAGACCTCCCCCTCATCCCAGCTCGCTAACAGAGACAGCACAACAAGGCAGCCCTACGAAGAACAACACATGCCTCTGGTGCTTCCTGTCCTGCCAAAAgagcaaaagacaaaacagcCAATAAAAAAGGAGCACAAACTGGAATCAGAGCAAGGGAAAGAAGTCCCGCCACTTTCTAAAATCAAGAAGAAAGGTTTGTTGCTTCCTTTCAAGTCAGCCAAAGCATCAAAAGTCAGTGCAGAAAACGGAGAGGAGCCTACATACGCTGATTTGACCACCAGACCTTCCAGTGCACCTTCTGAGTTGCCATCTGTggaaaaacaaaccacagaagATTGGGTTTCGCTCCCTAGTGACCAATCAAGTGTTGAGTTCTACCTCTCCAGCCCAGATATCCCAATTAACTCTCCCTCTGCAGAGAGAAGTTTCGACTCCGACAACAAAATAGTTAGCACCTTGGAGAGGGCCAAGAAGACATTTTCACGCAGGCAGATGTTGATCAAACCTAAGAGCTTGTGTTCAGCTGACTATGTATCAAAAGACAAGGCGTACCCATCGCCACCAAAGAACATTGAAAGTGTCAAGCATGAGCTACCCATACCCCCACCATTGTCTTTTCCACACCTGGCTTGTATTTCGGCCCGGCCTTTCTTCAAAGCCAACAACTCTGCACACA AGTCAGCGCTGAATAAACAGCTTGGAAGGGATAAAGCTCAGCTTCCCTCTGTCAACAATGGTGAACTTCATCGAACCTCTGCTCCTCCAAAGAAGCCTCTACCTGACATGAGGACACTGGGACAATTGCCACCAAAGCCCCTCAGACCTCCATTAGTAGATCTCACCTGTTACCACCTACCCGCAGTTAACA AGGTATCACCAGGTCTCAGCCAAGCACCAAGTGCAGAGTCAGAGTCTGAGCACCCATCATCTGTACTAGAAGCTCCGGAGTTTCCAGACTTTGAGAATTCAGATATGGAAACAGCAGCGGGTGAAGCTGTTGACATTGGTGCACTTGAACTGGAGGCCTTACACTTAGTCAGCACTGCCTTTCCTGTAGCAGATGACTTCAGGGTCACTGATTTTGAGGTTCTGCAACCTGACTTGTCAGTGTGTGATCCTGTAGAGCCCCTCATGACCATTGACGTCCAAGATCTAAACCTTGGCAGTCAAAACATAATACCCCTTGGTCCAGCCAGCTTCCCTGAACTAATAAACCTTTCAGAGTTCCCAGAGCCTGCTGTACCAGAGCAGTGGTCTCAGAGTGATGAGGGGATCATAGATCCCCTTTCTAGCTCTCAAGCTGATGAGACTGATCCAGGAGCTGCTGAGACTTGCTCTGCTGCAGAGGAAACGGACAACAGTAACCACGCATTAAATGATGGTATTCAACCACATCCAAG TATATGTCAACAGGACAGCTATAATGAAGGGTGTGATAATGTGTACGAAGACGTTGAGAACATCAACAAATTAATCTTGGGCCAGATCTCACGTAAACGAAAAAGTGGTCTGAAGA ATCCATATGCTGACAAGCACCCTAtg AAGGAGGAGGTGTGTCTTAACATATGGCCACGGAATCCTTG GGGCAGCATATCAGGAGAACATGCTCATCCAGCCCATAATCTTGTCCACAG TAAGGAATGCCAAAGCCCAAACACTGTAGACCATAAAGaacagaagaagagggagaagcAGCGactggagaaggagaaaaaggagcaaaaagagagggataagaaggaaaatgaaatgaaaaagaagtTTAAA GTGACGGGCGAAGAGGAGCCCATGTACCATGCCAAGGTGATGGTGGCTAGTAAGGTTCGCAAGAATGACTTGCCTGTGAAGAGCGGAGACACAGTCAGCATCATTCGCACCACCAACTGCCCCAAAGGCAAATGGTTGGCCCGGAACACCAACAACAAGT ATGGTTATATTTCAGTGATGAATGTGGAACTAAATATCAAGGAGATGCTGGAGCTTGGCAAGAAGGCCCAGGCAGCTGGACGAGGAGGCAACCTAGAGGAAGATACCATAAGCATTGGGAGCAG atcCTCTAACCACCCTGTACTAACAAGCAGTT TCACAGATGACAGTGAGGAGTGGGCATGTGAAGATGAGACACTCTCATTCTCCAATGAAAGCCA TAGCTTTCCCCAGCAGACTGCCTCAATGCCTGAGATGT CATGTGGCCATGTCAGCGCCCAGCACACTCTGAGCGATGCCAACATGGAGGATCTACACACACA GACCAGACATGAGGCCCTGCAGAAACTAGCCATCTTTTTTAAACACCGCAAAGATGAATTTGGAGACATCCCTGATAGTGGAGGAACAACCCCTACAAA TGCTGAGCCACCAA ACTTCTTGTGTGCTGTTGAGGAGCCTCCATATCC TGAACAGGAGGTTGACTTTACAGAGCTGGAACTCCTTCCTCCCCCGCCACTATATGCCGACACCTTCTGA